Proteins from one Deinococcus actinosclerus genomic window:
- a CDS encoding transposase family protein, with protein sequence MLQVVRLMQRSRSFESLCGLNPTEFALLAEHLEPLWTRAHRTSLLREGRKRRIGAGRQFKLDVPHRLLLTLIYLRHYLPMHLLGVLFEMDAANVCRNIHALLPLLEQALPAPLRARTLNSRKVTPDDAPRRRLRTLEDVLAAFPEIADIIVDGTEQLRGQPKKKKGSGPGKKAVGRPKDQKKFFSVKKGTHTLKTQVAVTPDGLVVHLSAPARGRTHDMKVLKQSRLLPRLPRGSRVWGDRGYTGVDKLCPQHEVIVPRMRPKGGMLSPEDRELNHQIAKVRITVENVVCKLKKFRICREFYRNDTRRHGLFWGCVAGLVNLRTVNRAPQFA encoded by the coding sequence ATGCTTCAGGTCGTTCGCCTCATGCAGCGTTCCCGGTCCTTCGAGTCGCTGTGCGGCCTGAACCCCACCGAATTCGCGCTCCTCGCTGAACACCTTGAGCCCTTGTGGACCCGGGCGCACCGCACGTCCCTCCTGCGGGAGGGACGAAAGCGCCGCATCGGGGCGGGCCGGCAGTTCAAACTCGACGTCCCCCACCGTCTCCTGCTGACGCTGATCTATCTGCGCCACTACCTCCCGATGCATCTGTTGGGTGTGCTGTTCGAGATGGACGCCGCCAACGTCTGCCGGAACATCCATGCGCTCCTGCCGCTCTTGGAGCAGGCACTGCCTGCTCCCCTCCGGGCCCGGACGCTGAACAGTCGCAAGGTCACGCCCGACGACGCCCCACGTCGTCGGCTGCGCACCCTGGAGGACGTGCTTGCAGCGTTCCCAGAGATCGCCGACATCATCGTTGACGGTACGGAGCAGCTACGAGGGCAACCAAAGAAGAAGAAGGGCAGCGGTCCAGGGAAGAAAGCCGTCGGGCGGCCCAAGGACCAGAAGAAGTTCTTCAGCGTCAAGAAGGGCACCCACACGCTGAAAACACAGGTGGCGGTGACCCCGGATGGGCTCGTCGTGCACCTCAGTGCGCCCGCCCGCGGGCGCACCCATGACATGAAGGTCCTCAAACAATCACGACTCTTGCCGAGACTTCCGCGGGGAAGTCGAGTGTGGGGGGACCGGGGCTACACGGGAGTGGACAAGCTCTGCCCACAGCACGAGGTGATCGTTCCCCGCATGCGCCCCAAGGGCGGCATGCTGAGCCCGGAGGACCGGGAGCTCAACCATCAGATCGCCAAGGTGCGGATCACGGTGGAGAACGTGGTCTGCAAGCTGAAGAAGTTCCGCATTTGCAGGGAGTTCTACCGGAACGACACCCGGCGACACGGCCTGTTCTGGGGTTGTGTGGCGGGCCTGGTCAACCTCCGCACCGTCAACCGCGCGCCACAGTTCGCCTGA
- a CDS encoding DUF262 domain-containing protein translates to MDTAGAIDTYFLGPVVLLPDAATGVMLLDGQQRLTTITILLAVIRDIARINGAPGSDLARDIQRDFILLDEDRAVFSLQLGTLDADFFKNNIQSDPPNNTKATLRSQKLLLDTYKFFRVQVENKIQGLTLENTIRYLKKLKNTLAERIKMVGIEVNSEDEAFQIFETLNDRGLRLSVHDLLLNFLMQKADSDQARQRIRTNWNKVIENVGLRKMGNFLRFMWVSHYGDIKSQALYREIRASFTNDGRNPVEFAVLCAEESTNYKALLDLDSNVLKGSIPYIRYLIRNLDSDRSIPVLLSGMSKLNENSLEKLAKLCIDITVRHSIIAQQDPSRLEAAMYKAAKSLRAAPNNLSENQKISIVKEEFNRINPANDVILSQIIHTELNRDQASYIIKAIAEKAQSQYGNIDLSEYTIEHILPRNREEGTWEGFQEPDLHIWNIGNLTVLEGTLNRREGNNEYADKLRTYAESDAIITRDIAHYHPEWSAASIEARARYYGGIAVRIWTGD, encoded by the coding sequence ATAGACACGGCTGGGGCCATTGATACATACTTTTTAGGGCCAGTAGTTTTACTTCCAGATGCAGCAACTGGAGTGATGCTTTTGGATGGCCAGCAAAGACTGACGACAATTACCATACTCCTTGCAGTCATCAGGGATATTGCTAGAATAAATGGAGCTCCTGGAAGTGATTTAGCCAGAGATATACAAAGAGACTTTATCCTTTTGGATGAAGATAGGGCCGTATTTTCTCTTCAGCTTGGAACTTTGGATGCAGATTTCTTTAAAAATAATATTCAATCTGATCCACCTAATAACACTAAAGCCACACTAAGATCGCAGAAATTGCTCTTGGATACTTATAAATTTTTTAGAGTGCAAGTTGAAAATAAAATACAAGGATTAACTCTTGAAAATACAATAAGATATTTAAAAAAATTAAAAAATACATTAGCCGAAAGAATAAAAATGGTTGGTATAGAGGTCAACTCCGAAGATGAAGCGTTCCAGATATTTGAAACGCTGAATGATAGGGGACTGCGTCTATCAGTCCATGACCTGCTTTTGAACTTCTTAATGCAAAAAGCAGACAGCGATCAAGCTCGCCAGAGAATTAGAACAAACTGGAATAAAGTTATTGAGAACGTTGGCTTGAGAAAAATGGGAAACTTCCTTAGATTCATGTGGGTTTCCCATTATGGAGATATTAAAAGCCAAGCTCTATACCGCGAGATTAGAGCTAGTTTTACCAATGATGGTCGCAATCCAGTAGAATTTGCAGTTCTTTGTGCTGAAGAAAGCACAAACTATAAGGCTTTACTGGATTTAGATAGCAACGTCTTAAAAGGTTCTATACCCTATATAAGGTATTTAATTCGAAATCTCGATAGCGACCGCTCTATCCCAGTTCTACTGTCTGGAATGAGCAAACTTAACGAAAATTCGCTGGAAAAGCTAGCCAAACTTTGCATAGACATTACGGTTCGACACAGCATAATTGCCCAGCAAGATCCAAGCAGATTAGAGGCCGCAATGTACAAGGCAGCAAAAAGTCTAAGAGCTGCCCCAAATAACTTATCTGAAAATCAGAAAATTAGCATCGTTAAAGAAGAGTTTAACCGCATAAATCCAGCAAACGATGTGATACTATCACAGATAATTCACACCGAGCTAAATAGAGACCAAGCATCTTATATAATTAAGGCAATTGCCGAGAAGGCTCAGTCGCAGTATGGCAATATTGATCTAAGTGAATACACAATTGAGCACATTCTACCTAGAAATAGAGAAGAAGGGACATGGGAGGGATTCCAAGAGCCCGACCTGCACATATGGAACATCGGCAACTTAACTGTACTAGAAGGGACTCTCAATCGTAGAGAAGGAAATAATGAGTACGCAGATAAGTTAAGGACTTATGCAGAAAGCGACGCCATAATCACTCGAGACATCGCCCATTACCATCCAGAGTGGAGTGCGGCTTCTATCGAGGCCAGAGCCAGGTACTACGGGGGGATTGCAGTAAGGATATGGACAGGCGATTGA
- a CDS encoding IS982 family transposase translates to MARYRLHHSLGRRAVIRQLHRWAKRYFSDLKRCSHQKLSDALLVALLLSRLVFKHPFPSIWWNILREDRHDLPSYTQAYTRGQRLLERLEAVATPSQSCTEVIVDSMPLPVCRPKRGKRCSFPGARWGYGTQGDVYGYKLHAWVTASGAIVQYLIRPANLHDTTVSYELNRRWPDFGGPRIIGDKGYCCLGYVFPPKSNTRYDTGWRPGRHPRLRKRIETVFSGLVEAQIRSVQTKTLRSLRLRVVLAILAHNLAQP, encoded by the coding sequence ATGGCTAGATACCGTCTCCATCACAGTTTAGGCCGACGAGCCGTCATCCGTCAGCTTCACCGCTGGGCCAAACGGTATTTCAGTGACCTCAAGCGGTGTTCGCACCAGAAATTGAGTGACGCCCTGCTGGTCGCCCTGTTGCTCAGCCGACTGGTCTTCAAACATCCATTCCCGTCCATCTGGTGGAACATCCTGAGGGAAGATCGACACGATCTTCCCTCCTACACGCAGGCGTATACACGGGGACAGCGATTGCTTGAACGACTTGAAGCGGTCGCCACCCCGTCACAGTCCTGCACGGAAGTGATCGTTGATTCCATGCCTCTGCCCGTCTGCCGACCCAAACGGGGGAAGCGGTGTTCGTTTCCCGGTGCTCGTTGGGGTTACGGCACGCAGGGAGACGTCTACGGATACAAGTTGCACGCGTGGGTCACCGCTTCAGGTGCCATCGTGCAGTATCTGATCCGACCAGCCAATTTGCACGATACGACCGTAAGCTACGAGCTCAACCGGCGGTGGCCCGACTTCGGCGGGCCACGCATCATCGGTGATAAGGGGTACTGCTGCCTGGGCTACGTGTTCCCACCGAAGAGTAATACCCGGTATGACACGGGGTGGCGGCCAGGCCGACACCCTCGACTGCGAAAACGCATTGAAACGGTGTTCTCTGGTTTGGTCGAGGCTCAGATTCGCTCCGTGCAGACGAAAACGTTGCGGTCGCTCCGTCTCCGTGTCGTCCTAGCCATACTCGCTCACAACCTTGCCCAACCCTAA